Proteins encoded together in one Quercus lobata isolate SW786 chromosome 3, ValleyOak3.0 Primary Assembly, whole genome shotgun sequence window:
- the LOC115980608 gene encoding F-box/kelch-repeat protein At3g23880-like, which produces MLRHDLPQDVVVEILARLPVKSLMRFNCVHKSWYALMRSHHFITKHHKFATSNNLGRGVVFKYRTSKGHLCVSLLSNDTLEVSRDVDLLSLFPDKIDGLHCIYGPYNGIFFLQGLYKGENVEDLVLWNPATRESKVLPEIKRSRRYDSGKKFCFKFGFGIDPNTNDYKVLRIVDFYGRQQLQFEVYNLSTDSWRVIDSSLSKLYNIYSPSFPSYLNGFHHWKAAEICMKARRKGKLFPEHGPTRLFIVSFDTSNEVFLETPLPTVPRASGFIGQNIAVINDSVSLIVGYCDTRNLDINWFDIWVMSSEIGVERTWTKKFKVEGSGLAFGDRLLEIREDGLVLLHKNDGSLAVYDRKTQELRKIAKYGNHFYESLAITYTETLAFMNGGGNLSE; this is translated from the coding sequence ATGTTGCGCCACGACCTTCCACAAGATGTGGTAGTGGAAATCCTAGCAAGGTTGCCAGTGAAATCCTTGATGCGATTCAACTGCGTACATAAATCCTGGTATGCTCTTATGAGAAGCCATCATTTTATCACCAAGCACCACAAATTTGCCACTTCTAACAATCTGGGACGCGGTGTTGTCTTTAAATATCGGACGTCCAAGGGACACCTGTGTGTCTCATTGCTGTCTAATGATACCCTAGAGGTTTCCAGAGATGTAGATTTATTGTCATTGTTCCCAGACAAGATTGACGGCCTACACTGTATTTATGGTCCATACAATGGAATATTTTTTCTGCAAGGTTTATATAAGGGTGAAAATGTTGAGGATTTAGTGTTGTGGAACCCTGCCACAAGAGAATCAAAGGTGCTTCCCGAAATAAAGCGAAGCCGTCGTTATGattcaggaaaaaaattttgcttcAAATTTGGCTTCGGAATTGATCCCAACACCAATGATTACAAGGTGCTTAGGATTGTGGACTTCTATGGTCGCCAGCAACTCCAATTTGAGGTATACAACCTTAGTACCGATTCTTGGAGAGTGATTGATAGTTCCCTTAGCAAACTTTATAACATATACTctcctagttttccatcatacCTAAATGGATTTCATCATTGGAAGGCTGCAGAGATTTGTATGAAAGCTAGACGTAAGGGAAAGCTGTTCCCTGAACATGGGCCTACTCGCTTGTTCATAGTTTCATTTGACACGAGTAATGAGGTATTCCTAGAGACACCGCTTCCCACAGTACCACGTGCATCTGGTTTCATAGGACAGAATATTGCTGTTATCAATGATTCTGTATCCTTGATTGTAGGATATTGTGATACTAGGAATCTAGATATCAACTGGTTTGATATCTGGGTGATGAGTAGTGAAATTGGTGTTGAAAGGACTTGGACTAAGAAATTCAAGGTCGAGGGATCTGGGCTTGCTTTTGGTGATAGACTTTTAGAAATTCGAGAGGATGGGTTGgttcttttacataaaaatgaTGGAAGCTTGGCAGTATATGACCGCAAAACACAAGAACTAAGGAAAATTGCAAAATATGGGAACCATTTTTACGAGTCCCTCGCTATTACTTACACAGAGACACTAGCTTTTATGAATGGAGGAGGTAATTTAAGTGAGTAA